Proteins from a single region of Heterodontus francisci isolate sHetFra1 chromosome 27, sHetFra1.hap1, whole genome shotgun sequence:
- the LOC137385008 gene encoding V-type proton ATPase subunit F, whose amino-acid sequence MAIRGKLIAVLGDEDTCTGFLLGGIGELNKNRRPNFLVVEKETSVAEIEETFKSFLSRDDIGIILINQYIAEMIRHVIDAHTLSIPAVLEIPSKEHPYDASKDSILRRAKGMFSTDDFR is encoded by the exons ATGGCGATACGGGGTAAATTGATAGCTGTGCTCGGCGATGAGGACACCTGCACCGGATTCCTACTCGGTGGCATCGGCGAGTTGAACAAGAACCGTCGGCCCAACTTCCTGGTGGTGGAGAAGGAGACGAGTGTGGCCGAGATTGAGGAGACCTTCAA GAGTTTCTTGAGCCGCGATGACATTGGGATCATCCTGATCAATCAGTACATTGCAGAAATGATTCGTCATGTCATTGATGCCCACACACTCTCCATTCCTGCTGTGCTGGAAATCCCATCCAAGGAACACCCATACGATGCTTCCAAGGACTCCATCCTGCGCCGTGCCAAGGGAATGTTCAGTACTGATGATTTCCGGTAG
- the LOC137385009 gene encoding protein SPMIP1-like, with translation MERKLNLDNQMQNFWKEGITKEDLLRLCWLKRFQGERNKSPARRRELKKEFMPPHIDLPTHETMVHKKQAPVKDAKGEKPKAGEHVATVPLNDMRPVTPEVHALLYDGFSKEEKGRYQYLKARTKKGPNEKYEYAITTSWDYGWNLGEKLLAKQG, from the coding sequence ATGGAGCGAAAACTCAACCTAGACAACCAGATGCAAAATTTCTGGAAAGAAGGCATCACTAAAGAGGATCTGCTGAGGCTGTGTTGGCTGAAGCGTTTCCAGGGAGAGCGCAACAAATCCCCAGCAAGAAGGCGCGAGCTCAAGAAGGAATTTATGCCACCGCACATCGATCTCCCCACACATGAAACAATGGTGCACAAAAAGCAGGCCCCAGTGAAGGATGCAAAAGGAGAAAAGCCAAAAGCTGGAGAGCATGTTGCGACAGTTCCTCTGAACGACATGAGGCCGGTCACTCCTGAGGTGCACGCTCTGCTGTACGATGGATTCTCTAAAGAGGAAAAAGGCAGATACCAATACCTAAAGGCCCGGACAAAGAAAGGCCCCAACGAGAAATATGAGTATGCCATCACCACTTCCTGGGATTATGGCTGGAACTTAGGTGAGAAACTGTTAGCCAAGCAAGGCTAG